A window of the Entelurus aequoreus isolate RoL-2023_Sb linkage group LG28, RoL_Eaeq_v1.1, whole genome shotgun sequence genome harbors these coding sequences:
- the rnf4 gene encoding RING finger protein 4 isoform X1, with protein sequence MCPAAVSAMSNTTPKTRRAKPSGANNARRRGSSSTRAKASGAARRTSPRAAAVLTPPTAAIDVTDTMEDTMEDSVDEVVDLTCEASEASTVVDLTNNDSVLLVEEGPQNRRNASGESYVLSSDDEDSPAGAGDAMMSSLQAERSARWTPGTITCPVCMDSYSEIVDSGRLVVSTKCGHVFCSQCIRDALSRSHTCPTCRKRLTPRQYHPLYI encoded by the exons ACCCCAAAGACGAGGCGCGCCAAACCCAGTGGTGCTAATAATGCTCGGAGGAGGGGGAGTTCCAGCACACGGGCGAAAGCCAGTGGAGCAGCAAGGAGAACGAGTCCGAGAGCCGCCGCCGTCCTGACTCCCCCCACTGCGGCGATCGACGTGACGGACACCATGGAGGACACCATGGAGGACA GTGTGGATGAGGTGGTGGATCTGACGTGCGAGGCATCAGAAGCGTCAACTGTTGTAGACCTGACCAACAACGACTCTGTGctg CTGGTGGAAGAAG GTCCTCAGAACAGGAGAAACGCTTCGGGGGAGAGTTACGTGCTCAGCAGTGACGATGAAGACTCGCCTGCTGGTGCCGGTGACGCCATGATGTCCTCGCTACAGGCTGAGCGCTCTGCCAG GTGGACTCCAGGAACGATCACCTGTCCAGTCTGTATGGACTCCTACTCAGAG ATTGTGGACAGCGGCCGCTTGGTGGTCTCCACAAAGTGCGGACATGTCTTCTGCAGCCAGTGCATTCGAGACGCTCTGTCCAGGTCTCACACGTGTCCCACTTGTCGCAAACGCCTCACCCCCCGCCAGTACCACCCCCTCTACATTTGA
- the rnf4 gene encoding RING finger protein 4 isoform X2 — MSNTTPKTRRAKPSGANNARRRGSSSTRAKASGAARRTSPRAAAVLTPPTAAIDVTDTMEDTMEDSVDEVVDLTCEASEASTVVDLTNNDSVLLVEEGPQNRRNASGESYVLSSDDEDSPAGAGDAMMSSLQAERSARWTPGTITCPVCMDSYSEIVDSGRLVVSTKCGHVFCSQCIRDALSRSHTCPTCRKRLTPRQYHPLYI; from the exons ACCCCAAAGACGAGGCGCGCCAAACCCAGTGGTGCTAATAATGCTCGGAGGAGGGGGAGTTCCAGCACACGGGCGAAAGCCAGTGGAGCAGCAAGGAGAACGAGTCCGAGAGCCGCCGCCGTCCTGACTCCCCCCACTGCGGCGATCGACGTGACGGACACCATGGAGGACACCATGGAGGACA GTGTGGATGAGGTGGTGGATCTGACGTGCGAGGCATCAGAAGCGTCAACTGTTGTAGACCTGACCAACAACGACTCTGTGctg CTGGTGGAAGAAG GTCCTCAGAACAGGAGAAACGCTTCGGGGGAGAGTTACGTGCTCAGCAGTGACGATGAAGACTCGCCTGCTGGTGCCGGTGACGCCATGATGTCCTCGCTACAGGCTGAGCGCTCTGCCAG GTGGACTCCAGGAACGATCACCTGTCCAGTCTGTATGGACTCCTACTCAGAG ATTGTGGACAGCGGCCGCTTGGTGGTCTCCACAAAGTGCGGACATGTCTTCTGCAGCCAGTGCATTCGAGACGCTCTGTCCAGGTCTCACACGTGTCCCACTTGTCGCAAACGCCTCACCCCCCGCCAGTACCACCCCCTCTACATTTGA